A region of Dioscorea cayenensis subsp. rotundata cultivar TDr96_F1 chromosome 5, TDr96_F1_v2_PseudoChromosome.rev07_lg8_w22 25.fasta, whole genome shotgun sequence DNA encodes the following proteins:
- the LOC120262473 gene encoding LOW QUALITY PROTEIN: protein DJ-1 homolog B-like (The sequence of the model RefSeq protein was modified relative to this genomic sequence to represent the inferred CDS: deleted 1 base in 1 codon): protein MATRPLSPLLKSFFTPTLVLRFPAKPPKTLFFFTPRSASSSPMASSVKKVLVPIANGTEPMEAVITIDVLRRSGAEVVVASVGNDHGVDACWGVKLVADALVSDCKDQSFDLISLPGGMPGSANFRDCGVLESLVKKHVENGRLYAAVCAAPAVALGSWGLLKGLKVTCYPAMMDKLPSDAITVNSRVALDGRAVTSQGAGTTMEFSVALVEQLYGKDKADEVAGPLVMRPNHGAEFTMAEFNPVEWKCNKTPRILVPIANGTEEMEAVMIIDILRRANADVIVASIEDKLEIIASRKVKLVADMLLDEALKIEFDLIVLPGGLGGAQAFSNSEKLVGLLKKQAEANKLYAAVCASPALVLEPHGLLKGKKATAFPAMCNKLSDQSACENRVVVDGNLVTSRGPGTSMEFALAIVEKLFGREKALSLAKSLVFI from the exons ATGGCCACGCGTCCTCTTTCCCCGCTTCTCAAGAGCTTCTTCACGCCAACCTTAGTTCTCCGATTCCCAGCCAAGCCCCCCAaaaccctcttcttcttcactcctCGGTCCGCGAGCTCCTCTCCAATGGCTTCTTCTGTGAAGAAGGTCCTTGTTCCCATCGCCAATGGCACTGAGCCTATGGAAGCCGTCATCACCATCGACGTCCTCCGTCGCTCCGGCGCTGAAGTTGTCGTGGCGTCCGTCGGGAATGACCACGGCGTTGATGCTTGCTGGGGTGTCAAGCTTGTCGCTGATGCCCTCGTATCCGATTGCAAGGATCAATCGTTCGATCTTATTTCTCTTCCT GGTGGGATGCCTGGGTCGGCGAATTTCAGGGATTGTGGGGTTTTGGAGAGTTTGGTGAAGAAGCATGTCGAGAATGGAAGGCTCTATGCTGCGGTTTGTGCGGCGCCGGCTGTGGCGTTGGGGTCTTGGGGTTTGCTGAAGGGATTGAAA GTTACTTGTTATCCAGCAATGATGGATAAATTGCCTTCCGATGCGATCACAGTGAATTCAAGGGTGGCACTGGATGGACGGGCTGTAACGAGTCAAGGGGCAGGCACCACCATGGAGTTTTCTGTTGCTTTGGTGGAACAGTTGTATGGAAAAGATAAGGCTGATGAAGTTGCTGGCCCTTTG GTCATGCGTCCTAATCATGGGGCAGAGTTTACTATGGCTGAGTTTAATCCTGTAGAATGGAAATGCAACAAAACTCCTCGG ATACTTGTTCCAATTGCCAATGGTACAGAGGAGATGGAAGCTGTTATGATCATTGACATCCTACGCAGAGCTAATGCTGATGTTATTGTGGCTTCAATCGAAGATAAATTAGAAATCATCGCCTCTAGGAAAGTTAAGCTGGTAGCTGATATGCTCCTAGATGAGGCATTAAAGATTGAATTTGACCTTATTGTTTTGCCA GGTGGGCTAGGTGGTGCCCAGGCATTTTCAAATTCAGAAAAGCTAGTAGGCCTGCTAAAAAAGCAGGCAGAAGCAAACAAACTCTATGCTGCTGTTTGTGCTTCTCCTGCTCTAGTTCTCGAGCCCCATGGCTTGCTGAAG GGCAAGAAGGCAACAGCATTCCCAGCAATGTGCAACAAACTTTCAGATCAAAGTGCATGTGAGAACAGGGTTGTGGTTGATGGGAACTTGGTCACAAGTAGAGGCCCGGGGACATCGATGGAA TTTGCACTGGCCATTGTCGAGAAGCTATTTGGTCGTGAGAAAGCTCTATCCCTTGCAAAGAGTCTAGTCTTCATATGA
- the LOC120262203 gene encoding LOW QUALITY PROTEIN: probable beta-1,3-galactosyltransferase 14 (The sequence of the model RefSeq protein was modified relative to this genomic sequence to represent the inferred CDS: deleted 1 base in 1 codon), which yields MPTSPKVFRSHPLPSRLRRFFSSFFGFYATFLLFGVAGFLVGSLSVSRPLIFSRECSDFKPTSVSVAWDRGDGAGGFGGGSLERHKVLGFVGIQTGFRSTGRRRSLRKTWFPSDRQGLIRLEEETGLAFRFVIGKTNDERKMTALQKEVQEYDDFMLLDIEEQYSNLPYKTLAFFKAAYALFDADFYVKADDDIYLRPDRLSLLLAKERSHPQTYLGCLKKGPVFTDPKLKWYEPLSYLLGKEYFLHAYGPLYALSTDVVASLVALRNSSFRMFSNEDVTIGAWMLAMNVNHEHNHALCEPDCTPSSIAVWDIPQCSGLCNPEAKLLLLHQREICSRSPTTVSGS from the exons ATGCCGACGTCGCCCAAGGTCTTCCGTTCCCACCCACTGCCCTCTCGTCTTCGCcgcttcttctcctccttctttgGGTTCTACGCCACCTTCCTCCTCTTCGGTGTTGCTGGCTTCCTCGTCGGATCCCTTTCCGTCTCCAGACCTCTGATTTTTAGCAGGGAATGCAGTGATTTCAAACCGACCTCTGTATCTGTGGCATGGGATCGAGGCGATGGGGCCGGTGGATTTGGAGGTGGATCGCTGGAGCGGCATAAGGTGTTGGGCTTCGTCGGAATCCAGACAGGATTCAGGTCCACTGGGAGGCGGAGATCTCTCCGGAAAACTTGGTTTCCTTCTGATCGCCAGGGCCTTATTCG TTTGGAAGAAGAAACTGGTTTGGCTTTCAGATTCGTCATTGGCAAAACCaatgatgaaagaaaaatgACTGCTCTTCAAAAAGAAGTTCAAGAATATGATGACTTCATGCTATTAGACATCGAGGAACAATACAGCAATCTCCCATACAAAAC CTTAGCATTCTTCAAAGCGGCATATGCATTGTTTGATGCTGATTTTTATGTGAAAGCAGATGATGACATTTATCTACGACCAG ATCGCCTTTCATTACTTTTGGCTAAAGAGCGTTCTCACCCTCAGACTTACCTCGGATGCTTGAAGAAAGGTCCTGTATTCACTGATCCGAAATTAAAATG GTATGAACCTCTATCATATTTGCTTGGGAAGGAGTACTTTTTACATGCGTATGGTCCCCTATATGCCCTTTCCACAGATGTTGTTGCAAGCTTGGTGGCTCTAAGAAATAGCAG CTTCCGAATGTTCAGCAATGAAGATGTTACCATAGGAGCTTGGATGCTCGCAATGAATGTCAACCATGAGCACAACCATGCTCTCTGCGAGCCTGATTGCACACCATCATCAATTGCTGTTTGGGATATTCCACAATGTTCAG GGCTCTGCAATCCAGAGGCGAAGTTGCTCTTACTACACCAA AGAGAAATTTGTTCGAGAAGTCCAACAACAGTTTCTGGTTCCTGA